A stretch of DNA from Hydrogenophaga sp. SL48:
CGGCCACCGTCCACGCTCACGTCCACCCGCTTGATCGCGCCGCGGCCCGACCACGCCAGGCCGGTCACGTTGTAGTAGCCCTTGTCGAGCAGCGTCTGGCTGCCCGAGGGCGTGGTGATCACGCTCTTGCATTCCTGGATGCCGGTGTACTGGCGGTGCGTGCCGTCGGGCATGTGGTCGATGTAGTGCACCGCCTCGTCCTTGGTGGCGTACTTCTGGTCGCCCACCTCGATGCGGCGCAGGTACTTGACCCAGCTCACGCCCTGCACACCCGGCACCACCAGGCGCAGCGGGTAGCCGTTTTCGGGGCGCAGCATTTCGCCGTTCATGGCCCAGGCGACGATGCAGTCGTCCATGGCGCGGTCCATGTCGATGGTGCGCGTCATGGACGAACCGTCGGCACCTTCGGCCAGCACGAACTTGCCGTTCTTCTTGTCCACACCGCACATCTCGAGCAGCGTGGAGAGCAGCACGCCGGTGAACTCGGAGCACGAGGTCATGCCGTGGGTGTATTGCACCGAGGGCACGGCCACGTTGCCCCACTCGGTGGCGGTGTTGGCGCCGCACTCGATGAAGTGGATGCGCGAGACGCTGGGCAGGCGCATCAGGTCGTCCATGGTGAACACGCGCTGGCGCTTCACGAGGCCGTTGACCATCAGACGGTGCTTGCTCGGGTCGATGTCCCACCAGCCCTGGTGGTGGCGCTCGAAGTGCAGGCCGCTGGGCGTGATGATGCCGAACAGGCCCTGCAGCGGCGTGAAGCTCACCGAGGCCTGGTTCACCCGCGTGAGACCCGGGCTCTGGCGGCGCTGCAGGTTGGCCTCCCATTTGCTCGGCTTGCCGTAGCCGTCGGTCACCACCGACTGGCCCAGGCCCGTGCTGTGCTCGGGCAGCTTCAGGATGGCTTCTTCGCCCTCGGCCGCCATGGCGCGGGTGGCTGCGGCGGTCGAAGCCGCCACGCCGGCGCCCATGGCCAGGGCGTTGCCCATGAAGCGGCGTCGGGCCTTGCGGGCCGCTTCCAGCTTCTCGGGACTCAGAAAATTCTCGGGCGCCGGCAAGACGCGACCGATCACGTCACTCAGGTCTTTAGACACGTGCGGGTTCTTTCTGTGAGGCGGAGCAGGTTTGAAGGCCGTGGGCGCGCAGAAGGGGCTGGCGTGCAGGTCCACTCGGCACGCTGGATGGGCGCGCCGCACACTCGAACACCGCTTGCATCTGGTCCACCGGGTCGTCTCCTGCCGCTGTTGATTTCAGTCAAACAACTATATCAGTGTTTGCCTATATAAACATTGGTACAAACCCCGAGCCACATCCCTTCCGGCCCGTCCGGTGCGCCGGCCACCCGTCCCTGCGGTCTCGGGCCTGTCGCCCGGGGGTGGCGGAGGCGCTAGGGTTTTCACCCTTTTGCATGCCAAAACCGGACACTACGATAAGAATCAGCATATGCGAAATCACTGATTTTTCAGCCATTTCTGCTGCAGTTACAGTTTGCCGAGCACGTTTCATCAACCCCCATCCCGGAGAGAAGAATGATCAGAACAGCGAAATGGCTGGCTGTGGGCACGCTGTGCACCGCGGCCCTCGCGGCACAGGCCCAGGTCAACCAGGTGCGCGTCTGGGCCGCCGCCTGCGCCAACTGCCACGGCACCGAGGGCCGCGCGCAACCGGGCAACGAGTCCCTGGCCGGCAAGGACAAGGACGAGCTGATCCAGAAGCTGATGGACTTCAAGACCGGCCGCAAGCCCGCCACCCTGATGCACCAGCTCTCCAAGGGTTACACCGACGAGCAGCTCGCGCAGATCGCCGCCTACTTCGCCGCCCAGAAAAAATAAGGAGCCCACCATGCAACGTCGTCAATTTGTACAAACGCTGGGCGCAGGCTCGGCCGTCGCTGGCCTCGGTGGACTCGCCGGCTGCGCAAGCACGGGCGGCAGCAGCGCCAAGGTGGTGGTGGTCGGGGGCGGTTACGGTGGCGCCACCGCCGCCAAGTACGTGCGCCTGTTCTCCGACCAGGGCATCGACGTGACCCTGGTCGAGCCCAACGCAGCCTTCGTCTCCTGCCCGATCTCCAACCTCGTGATCCAGGGCAGCAAGACCATCGCCGACGTCACCACGCCCTACGACAACCTGAGCAAACGCCATGGCGTGAAGATCGTGCGCGACATGGTCACCAGCATCGACGCCGAGAAACGCACGGTGAAGCTCGCGGCGGGCGGCGAACTGCCCTACGACCGGCTCATCCTCTCCCCCGGCGTCGACTTCATGTGGGACACCCTGCCCGGCATGGGCAAGGCGGAGGCCAAGGAGAAGGTGCTGCACGCCTGGAAAGCCGGCGCCCAGACCGTGGCCCTGCGCAAGCAGCTCGAAGCCATGCCCGATGGCGGCGTGTACGCGCTCTCCATCCCGCTCGCCCCCTACCGCTGCCCGCCCGGCCCCTACGAACGCGCCTGCATGGTGGCCAACTACTTCAAGAAGGCCAAGCCCAAAAGCAAGGTGGTGATCTTCGACGCCAACGACGACATCACCTCGAAGAAGGGCCTGTTCATGAAGGCCTGGGACGAGCACTACAAGGGCATGATCGATTACCGCCCCAAGCACAAGGTGATCGACGTGGACGCCACCACCAACACCCTGAAGTTCGAGTTCAACGAAGACTTCAAGGCCGGCGTGGCCAACGTGATCCCCAACATGCGCGCCGGCGACATCGCGGTGAAGACCGGGCTGGCCACGGCCAATGCCCGCTGGTGCGAGGTCGATTTCCTTACCTTCGAATCGAAGGCCCGGAAAAACATCCACGTGCTGGGTGATTCGATCCAGATCGCCGCGGGCATGCCCAAGTCCGGCCACATGGCCAACCAGCACGGCAAGACCTGTGCCGCGGCGGTCGTGTCGCTGCTGCAGGGCAAGGAACCGCCCCAGCTGCCCATCTACGCCAACACCTGCTACAGCTTCGTGACCGACGAAGACGTGGTGCACGTGGCCAGCGTGCACCGCTACGACGCCGAGAAGAAGACCATGCTGCCGGTGGCCGGTGCGGGTGGCGTGTCGAGTGCGGCCAGCGAACTGGAAGGCCGCTACGCCCACGCCTGGGCGCGCAACATCTGGGCGGACACATTGGCATAACCCCCCGCGCCACAGGACGTGACTCACCCCCGCGCCGCCTTCGGCGTCACCCCCTGAAGGGGGCAGCATCTGCGGCCCGGCGAAGCCGGTTCCGCGATGCTCTGGGTGGCGCTGCTTCGTGCATCTTGGATCGCGTTTCGGCGCGGTGGAGCAAATACCTTGAAATCGATGAGTCGTGTGAAGTCCTTGAGCAGCGTCGCCTTCGGGGCAGCCTTTCTGCTCGCCGCCTCGGGCGCGTTCGCTCAGGCCGACGAAGCCCGCGCGAAGAAGATCGCGGGGGGCTCGTGTTTCCTGTGCCACGGGGCGCAGGGCGAGTCCACCAGCGAGATCTTTCCGCGCCTGGCCGGGCAGCACGCCGAGTACATCGCCAAGCAGCTCACGGCGTTCAAGAGCGGCCAGCGCAAGAGCACGGCCATGGCCGAGATGGTGAGCAAGCTCACGCCCGACGAGATGCTGGCGCTGGGCAAGTACTACGAGAAGATGTCGATCCCGCGTGAAGAGCCGAAAGACCCCCAGCTCGCGGCCATGGGCCGCTACATCTTCCACAACGGCAACAAGTTCAGCGGTGTGCCCGCCTGCGTGGCCTGCCACGGCAGCGCCGCCGAAGGCACCGCCACCCTGCCCCGCCTCGCCACACAGTTCTCGGGCTACATCCACACCCAGCTGAAGTCGTTCAACAAGCGCGAGCGGACCAACGACAACGCGGTGATGCACGCGGTGGTGGAAAAG
This window harbors:
- a CDS encoding c-type cytochrome — translated: MSRVKSLSSVAFGAAFLLAASGAFAQADEARAKKIAGGSCFLCHGAQGESTSEIFPRLAGQHAEYIAKQLTAFKSGQRKSTAMAEMVSKLTPDEMLALGKYYEKMSIPREEPKDPQLAAMGRYIFHNGNKFSGVPACVACHGSAAEGTATLPRLATQFSGYIHTQLKSFNKRERTNDNAVMHAVVEKMTELEMAAVAEYVSSK
- a CDS encoding FCSD flavin-binding domain-containing protein, giving the protein MQRRQFVQTLGAGSAVAGLGGLAGCASTGGSSAKVVVVGGGYGGATAAKYVRLFSDQGIDVTLVEPNAAFVSCPISNLVIQGSKTIADVTTPYDNLSKRHGVKIVRDMVTSIDAEKRTVKLAAGGELPYDRLILSPGVDFMWDTLPGMGKAEAKEKVLHAWKAGAQTVALRKQLEAMPDGGVYALSIPLAPYRCPPGPYERACMVANYFKKAKPKSKVVIFDANDDITSKKGLFMKAWDEHYKGMIDYRPKHKVIDVDATTNTLKFEFNEDFKAGVANVIPNMRAGDIAVKTGLATANARWCEVDFLTFESKARKNIHVLGDSIQIAAGMPKSGHMANQHGKTCAAAVVSLLQGKEPPQLPIYANTCYSFVTDEDVVHVASVHRYDAEKKTMLPVAGAGGVSSAASELEGRYAHAWARNIWADTLA
- the soxC gene encoding sulfite dehydrogenase — translated: MSKDLSDVIGRVLPAPENFLSPEKLEAARKARRRFMGNALAMGAGVAASTAAATRAMAAEGEEAILKLPEHSTGLGQSVVTDGYGKPSKWEANLQRRQSPGLTRVNQASVSFTPLQGLFGIITPSGLHFERHHQGWWDIDPSKHRLMVNGLVKRQRVFTMDDLMRLPSVSRIHFIECGANTATEWGNVAVPSVQYTHGMTSCSEFTGVLLSTLLEMCGVDKKNGKFVLAEGADGSSMTRTIDMDRAMDDCIVAWAMNGEMLRPENGYPLRLVVPGVQGVSWVKYLRRIEVGDQKYATKDEAVHYIDHMPDGTHRQYTGIQECKSVITTPSGSQTLLDKGYYNVTGLAWSGRGAIKRVDVSVDGGRNWRTARLEGPVLPKAFTRFNIDWVWDGKPAILQSRAIDSTGYVQPKINQLRAVRGTRSVYHQNAIQSWLVSENGEVSNVQVF
- a CDS encoding c-type cytochrome, producing MIRTAKWLAVGTLCTAALAAQAQVNQVRVWAAACANCHGTEGRAQPGNESLAGKDKDELIQKLMDFKTGRKPATLMHQLSKGYTDEQLAQIAAYFAAQKK